In Desulfuromonas acetexigens, the following proteins share a genomic window:
- a CDS encoding site-2 protease family protein: MEHILAKISIMLVPALLAITAHEVAHGFIADKLGDPTARLLGRLTLNPFKHLDPIGTVALLFVGFGWARPVPVNFNNLARPKKDMIWVALAGPLTNFGLALLSVLLLKVLVYLGKAFPDGSLAQVFQPLSLMAAFSLYINVILAVFNLLPIPPLDGGRVLIGLLPEKQGDFIARFEAFGFVILLLVIFATPVWSLVLQPIIHFIVATLAGADTLVVARVIDFLFSH; encoded by the coding sequence ATGGAACATATCCTGGCAAAAATCTCCATCATGCTGGTGCCGGCACTGCTGGCCATCACCGCTCACGAGGTGGCCCACGGTTTTATCGCCGATAAGCTCGGCGACCCCACCGCCCGGTTGCTCGGACGCCTGACCCTGAATCCTTTCAAACATCTCGACCCCATCGGGACGGTGGCGCTCCTTTTTGTTGGCTTCGGCTGGGCGCGGCCGGTGCCGGTCAATTTCAACAATCTGGCGCGCCCCAAAAAGGACATGATCTGGGTGGCCCTGGCCGGTCCGCTCACCAACTTCGGCCTGGCCCTGCTTTCGGTGTTGCTGCTCAAGGTGTTGGTCTACCTCGGCAAGGCCTTTCCCGACGGGAGCCTGGCCCAGGTTTTTCAACCCCTTTCCCTGATGGCCGCCTTCAGTCTCTATATCAACGTGATTCTGGCGGTCTTTAATCTTCTGCCGATTCCGCCCCTGGACGGCGGGCGGGTGCTGATCGGCCTGCTGCCGGAAAAGCAGGGGGATTTTATCGCCCGCTTCGAGGCCTTCGGCTTCGTCATATTGCTGCTGGTCATTTTCGCCACACCGGTCTGGTCGCTGGTGCTGCAACCGATTATCCACTTCATCGTTGCGACCCTGGCCGGTGCCGATACCCTGGTGGTAGCGCGGGTCATCGACTTCCTTTTCAGTCACTAG
- a CDS encoding segregation and condensation protein A codes for MSYDIKIDNFEGPLDLLLHLIRKNEMDIYNIPIAEITAQYLATIDTMQSLNLDVAGEFLLMAATLLHIKSRLLLPKPEEDLVEEDEEDPRAELVRRLLEYQKYQAAARELDEKELLGRELFARNFPSPELGEQEEDEFVAVGLYDLVEAMRALLRQRPQAAYHEVTFEQLSVSERINQILTRLADRERLTFGELFGESPSRHEVVVSFLAMLELVKLRMARLLQEARFGTIWLYPAVAENPADFDVDEEALGYG; via the coding sequence ATGTCTTACGACATCAAGATCGATAATTTCGAAGGTCCTCTCGATTTGCTGCTGCATCTCATTCGCAAGAACGAGATGGACATCTACAACATCCCCATCGCCGAAATCACCGCCCAGTATCTCGCCACCATCGACACCATGCAGAGCCTCAACCTGGATGTCGCCGGCGAATTTCTGCTCATGGCGGCGACCCTGCTCCATATCAAGTCGCGGCTGCTGCTGCCCAAACCGGAAGAGGACCTCGTCGAAGAAGACGAGGAGGACCCCCGCGCCGAGTTGGTGCGCCGCCTGCTCGAATATCAGAAGTATCAGGCGGCGGCGCGGGAGCTGGATGAAAAGGAGTTGCTCGGTCGCGAGCTCTTCGCGCGGAACTTCCCCTCACCGGAACTGGGGGAGCAGGAGGAGGACGAATTCGTCGCCGTCGGGCTCTACGATCTGGTCGAGGCGATGCGCGCCCTGCTGCGCCAACGCCCCCAGGCGGCCTACCACGAGGTTACCTTCGAGCAACTGTCGGTGAGTGAGCGCATCAACCAGATTCTTACCCGGTTGGCCGACCGGGAACGGCTCACTTTCGGCGAGCTCTTCGGCGAGTCCCCCAGCCGACACGAAGTGGTTGTCTCCTTTCTGGCCATGCTTGAACTGGTCAAGCTGCGCATGGCGCGGCTGCTGCAGGAGGCCCGTTTCGGCACCATCTGGCTTTATCCCGCCGTCGCCGAGAACCCCGCCGATTTCGATGTGGATGAAGAGGCCCTGGGCTATGGATGA
- the rimI gene encoding ribosomal protein S18-alanine N-acetyltransferase, with product MKYSIRPMEEKDLDAVLQAEAECHSHPWSMEIFRRELANTVARLRLLICDGELAAYLCAWYLVGELHIHNIATRPAFRRRGLALELLKSMIDECRQSGLERVFLEVRAGNVAAIALYRTFGFSEMGRRQGYYPDGEDAVLMELEIKDGEG from the coding sequence ATGAAGTATAGCATCCGCCCCATGGAAGAAAAGGATCTCGACGCGGTCCTGCAGGCCGAGGCGGAATGTCACAGCCACCCCTGGTCGATGGAGATCTTCCGCCGGGAATTGGCCAATACCGTTGCCCGCCTGCGCTTGCTGATCTGTGACGGAGAGTTGGCCGCCTATCTCTGTGCCTGGTATCTTGTCGGCGAACTGCACATTCACAATATCGCTACCCGCCCGGCCTTTCGTCGCCGGGGACTGGCCCTTGAACTGCTGAAAAGCATGATCGACGAATGTCGGCAAAGCGGTCTGGAACGGGTTTTTCTCGAGGTTCGCGCGGGCAATGTCGCGGCGATCGCCCTTTATCGCACCTTTGGTTTCAGTGAAATGGGGCGGCGCCAAGGCTATTATCCCGACGGTGAAGATGCGGTGTTGATGGAATTGGAGATCAAGGACGGGGAGGGTTGA
- the purM gene encoding phosphoribosylformylglycinamidine cyclo-ligase translates to MSTQKSSTYKDAGVDIDAGNRFVQMIKPLVKATTRPEVLTDIGGFGGLFSLNADKYKKPTLVASTDGVGTKLKLAFMTDKHDTVGIDLVAMCVNDIIVQGAEPLFFLDYLATGKLSPEKATEIVKGISEGCVQAGCALIGGETAEMPGMYGAGEYDLAGFTVGVVDNDRIIDGSTITVGDKVIGIASTGLHSNGFSLARKVFFERMGLTVDSLLPELKQPLGLELLTPTRIYVKTILNLLRDFQIKGMAHITGGGLTENLPRVLPRQCQAVIEKASWPKPVIFELLRQGGEIEEGEMYRTFNYGIGMALVVPAKEADDVMVRLSGLKEQAFLIGEIAKCGAEDEGVALI, encoded by the coding sequence TTGAGCACGCAGAAGAGTTCGACCTACAAGGACGCCGGGGTAGATATCGATGCCGGCAACCGTTTTGTACAGATGATCAAACCCCTGGTCAAGGCAACCACCCGGCCGGAGGTTCTGACCGACATCGGCGGCTTTGGCGGACTTTTTTCGCTGAACGCCGACAAATATAAAAAGCCGACCCTGGTCGCCTCCACCGACGGTGTCGGCACCAAGCTCAAACTCGCCTTCATGACCGACAAGCACGACACGGTCGGGATCGACCTGGTCGCCATGTGCGTCAACGACATCATCGTTCAGGGGGCCGAACCCCTCTTCTTTCTCGACTATCTGGCCACGGGAAAACTCTCGCCGGAAAAAGCGACGGAGATCGTCAAGGGCATTTCCGAAGGCTGTGTCCAGGCGGGCTGCGCTCTGATCGGCGGGGAGACTGCCGAAATGCCCGGCATGTACGGCGCCGGCGAATATGATCTGGCCGGGTTCACCGTCGGCGTAGTCGACAATGACCGCATTATCGACGGTTCGACCATCACCGTCGGCGACAAGGTCATCGGCATCGCCTCCACCGGACTCCATTCCAACGGCTTCTCCCTGGCGCGTAAGGTCTTCTTCGAGCGCATGGGCCTGACCGTCGACAGCCTGCTCCCCGAACTGAAGCAGCCCCTGGGGTTGGAACTGCTCACCCCGACCCGCATCTACGTCAAAACCATCCTCAACCTGCTGCGCGATTTCCAGATCAAGGGAATGGCCCACATCACCGGCGGTGGTCTCACCGAAAACCTCCCCCGGGTCCTGCCCCGCCAGTGCCAGGCGGTCATCGAAAAAGCGAGCTGGCCGAAACCGGTGATCTTCGAACTGTTGCGCCAAGGGGGCGAGATCGAGGAAGGGGAAATGTACCGTACCTTCAACTACGGCATCGGCATGGCCCTGGTCGTTCCCGCCAAGGAGGCCGATGACGTCATGGTGCGTCTCTCCGGCCTCAAGGAGCAGGCTTTCCTCATCGGCGAAATCGCTAAGTGCGGCGCCGAGGACGAAGGCGTAGCCCTGATCTGA
- a CDS encoding CBS domain-containing protein has translation MDVITTHINSDFDCLGAMVAAKRLYPEAEMVFAGAQERSLRDFFLKSAFYAHSFKRIRDIDLDAVTRLILVDVRQAERIGPFATVARRPGVELHIYDHHPLGEGDLRGALEHVEPVGATVTVLTHLFMERGIVPTPEEATLMMLGLYEDTGSLLFASTTVRDFQAAAYLREHGANLNLVADFLQQDLTTEQVSLLNELINTSTVLNISGIDVTLAHASVDRYVGDLAVLAHKLRDMENLAALIVAVRMEERIFVVGRSRLPEVPMGAVLAEFGGGGHAFAASATVRDLTLIQLLERLPTVLKRHVNPRWQARHLMSAPVKSIPSSADIGEVRRILTRYGFSALPVVADDGAVVGIITRQVAEKAAHHHLAEVSVREYMTGEFRTVTPDTPVEHLKELIVGENQRFVPVLEEGRMIGAITRTDLLRHLVSGVRSAPLVQQEAEPATHRGGLKARQVERLFRELLSPELQQILKDCGAVGEALDMPVYAVGGFVRDLLLRQENLDVDLVVEGNGIAFAEEFARRHPCRVRSHHKFGTAILIFPDGGKIDIASARMEYYLEPGALPTVEHSSIKLDLYRRDFTINTLAIALNGKRHGELLDFFGGQRDLREKVLRVLHNLSFVEDPTRVFRAIRFEQRLGFHLGAHTESLLKSAIQMGFMSRVSGARLFNELTIIFKEANPLPAVFRLAELGLLPCIHSALTLGERKRRLFEAASQAVLWYEFQHPKKVLQRWEVYFLCLISDLDYRAVPTIARRLDVPARFRELLRAQRGQAHRVIRQLARRLGRDQEPRPSELHRMLSGFSDEVLLYILARLSDERARQWVAHYITHLRHTSIHLDGHALKEMGFPPGPLYKKILSLLLAERLDGRIHSLEDEIALVQRRFGRPGAR, from the coding sequence ATGGACGTTATCACCACCCACATCAATTCCGATTTCGACTGCCTGGGCGCCATGGTCGCGGCCAAGCGCCTCTATCCCGAGGCGGAGATGGTCTTTGCCGGCGCCCAGGAACGCAGTCTGCGGGATTTCTTCCTGAAAAGCGCCTTTTACGCCCACAGTTTCAAACGTATCCGCGATATCGATCTCGACGCTGTCACTCGCCTGATCCTGGTCGACGTGCGCCAGGCCGAGCGCATCGGACCCTTCGCCACCGTCGCCCGACGGCCCGGGGTCGAGCTGCACATCTATGATCATCATCCTCTCGGGGAGGGGGATCTGCGCGGCGCCCTGGAGCATGTGGAGCCGGTCGGCGCCACGGTCACGGTGCTGACCCATCTTTTCATGGAACGGGGCATCGTGCCGACGCCGGAAGAGGCGACGCTGATGATGCTCGGCCTCTACGAGGACACCGGCAGCCTCCTCTTCGCCTCCACGACCGTGCGCGATTTTCAGGCCGCCGCCTATCTGCGGGAACACGGCGCCAATCTCAACCTGGTCGCCGACTTTCTCCAGCAGGATCTCACCACCGAACAAGTTTCCCTGCTCAACGAACTGATCAACACCAGCACCGTGCTCAATATCAGCGGCATCGACGTGACCCTGGCCCATGCCTCCGTCGACCGTTATGTGGGTGATCTGGCCGTTCTCGCCCACAAACTCAGGGATATGGAGAATCTCGCCGCCCTGATCGTCGCCGTGCGCATGGAGGAGCGGATTTTCGTCGTCGGCCGTTCGCGTCTGCCGGAAGTCCCCATGGGGGCGGTTCTCGCCGAGTTCGGCGGCGGTGGCCATGCCTTCGCTGCCTCAGCGACGGTGCGCGACCTGACCCTGATCCAGCTGCTGGAGCGGCTGCCGACGGTGCTCAAGCGCCACGTCAATCCCCGCTGGCAGGCCCGCCATCTCATGTCCGCCCCGGTCAAGTCGATTCCCTCCAGTGCCGACATCGGCGAGGTGCGACGCATTCTCACCCGTTACGGCTTCAGCGCCCTGCCGGTGGTCGCCGACGACGGCGCGGTGGTCGGCATCATCACCCGCCAGGTCGCGGAAAAGGCCGCCCATCACCATCTGGCCGAGGTTTCGGTACGGGAATACATGACCGGCGAGTTCCGTACTGTCACCCCCGACACCCCGGTGGAGCATCTCAAGGAGCTGATCGTCGGCGAGAACCAGCGCTTCGTCCCGGTGCTGGAGGAGGGACGCATGATCGGCGCCATCACTCGCACCGATCTCTTGCGCCATCTTGTCTCCGGCGTCCGTTCGGCGCCGCTGGTGCAGCAGGAGGCCGAGCCGGCGACCCACCGTGGCGGGCTCAAGGCGCGTCAGGTCGAGCGCCTGTTTCGCGAGCTGCTTTCACCCGAACTGCAACAAATTCTCAAGGATTGCGGCGCGGTCGGCGAAGCCCTCGATATGCCGGTCTATGCCGTCGGTGGTTTTGTCCGTGATCTGCTGCTGCGGCAGGAAAACCTCGATGTCGATCTGGTGGTAGAAGGGAATGGCATCGCTTTCGCCGAAGAGTTTGCCCGCCGTCACCCCTGCCGGGTGCGCAGCCATCACAAGTTCGGCACCGCCATCCTGATTTTTCCCGACGGCGGCAAGATCGATATCGCTTCGGCGCGCATGGAATATTATCTCGAACCGGGCGCCCTGCCGACGGTGGAACATTCCTCGATCAAGCTCGATCTCTATCGCCGGGACTTCACCATCAATACCCTGGCCATCGCCTTGAACGGCAAGCGGCACGGAGAACTGCTCGATTTTTTCGGCGGTCAGCGGGATCTACGGGAGAAGGTCCTGCGCGTTCTGCACAACCTCAGCTTCGTCGAGGATCCGACCCGCGTCTTTCGCGCTATCCGCTTCGAACAGCGCCTCGGCTTCCATCTCGGCGCCCACACCGAGAGCCTGCTCAAAAGCGCCATCCAGATGGGCTTCATGTCCCGGGTCAGCGGCGCCCGGCTCTTCAATGAACTCACCATCATCTTCAAGGAAGCCAACCCCCTGCCGGCGGTCTTCCGTCTGGCGGAATTGGGATTGCTCCCCTGCATCCATTCCGCGTTAACCTTGGGGGAACGCAAGCGGCGCCTCTTCGAAGCGGCCAGTCAGGCGGTACTCTGGTACGAATTTCAGCATCCGAAAAAGGTTCTGCAGCGCTGGGAAGTCTATTTCCTCTGCCTGATTTCTGATCTCGATTACCGGGCCGTACCGACCATCGCCCGCCGGCTGGATGTCCCCGCCCGTTTTCGCGAATTGCTGCGCGCCCAGCGCGGCCAGGCCCATCGCGTCATCCGTCAGCTGGCGCGCCGGCTCGGGCGAGACCAGGAGCCGCGTCCCAGTGAGCTGCATCGGATGCTCTCCGGTTTTTCCGATGAGGTGCTTCTTTATATTCTGGCGCGGCTGAGCGATGAACGGGCGCGGCAATGGGTCGCCCACTACATCACCCATCTGCGCCACACCTCCATCCATCTCGACGGCCACGCTCTGAAAGAAATGGGCTTTCCCCCCGGCCCCCTGTACAAGAAGATTCTCTCGCTGCTTCTGGCCGAACGTCTCGACGGCAGAATCCACAGCCTCGAAGATGAAATCGCTCTCGTCCAGCGCCGTTTCGGGCGACCCGGCGCGCGTTGA
- a CDS encoding dihydroorotate dehydrogenase electron transfer subunit has translation MKNFKTIVLSNQEISSGYYRMRILAPGFGKVGKPGQFIMFRVQTSLPPLLRRPFGIFRTGFLPADCEGQPPKEYLEILYKVVGRGTTIMSGLHEGDRVEVLGPLGRGFDLGAAGNDKILVGGGIGLVPLYMLAQELVKSSRVRLLIGGKRRDDIIMVTEFERLGVNTHIATEDGSLGEEGFVTRVLERKLQKYPQAEVFACGPMPMLEAVQRLCAAENVPLQVSLEALMACGVGACLGCVVKGAGHSEQNPQYLCTCKEGPVFRAERLDWSKLTDEEGTCEGCKS, from the coding sequence ATGAAAAATTTCAAAACCATCGTCCTGTCCAATCAGGAGATTTCCTCCGGCTACTACCGGATGCGGATTCTCGCCCCGGGCTTCGGCAAGGTCGGCAAGCCGGGGCAGTTCATCATGTTCCGGGTGCAGACGTCCCTTCCTCCCTTGCTGCGGCGCCCCTTCGGCATCTTCCGTACCGGCTTTCTCCCCGCCGATTGCGAAGGGCAGCCGCCCAAGGAATATCTGGAAATCCTCTATAAAGTCGTCGGTCGCGGCACCACCATCATGAGTGGCCTGCACGAAGGCGATCGGGTCGAGGTGCTCGGTCCCCTCGGCCGGGGCTTCGACCTCGGCGCCGCCGGTAACGACAAGATCCTGGTCGGCGGCGGCATCGGCCTGGTGCCGCTGTACATGCTCGCCCAGGAACTGGTCAAGAGCAGCCGGGTGCGGTTGCTCATCGGCGGCAAGCGTCGCGACGATATCATCATGGTGACCGAATTCGAGCGCCTCGGCGTCAATACCCACATCGCCACCGAGGACGGCAGTCTCGGGGAGGAGGGCTTCGTGACCAGGGTGCTCGAGCGCAAGCTACAAAAATATCCCCAAGCCGAGGTCTTTGCCTGCGGCCCCATGCCGATGCTCGAAGCGGTACAGCGCCTTTGCGCCGCCGAGAACGTTCCCCTGCAGGTCTCCCTGGAGGCCCTCATGGCCTGCGGCGTTGGCGCCTGTCTTGGCTGCGTGGTCAAGGGGGCGGGGCACAGCGAACAAAACCCCCAATATCTCTGCACCTGCAAGGAGGGGCCGGTCTTTCGCGCCGAGCGTCTGGACTGGAGCAAATTGACTGATGAAGAGGGGACTTGCGAGGGGTGCAAATCATGA
- a CDS encoding pseudouridine synthase gives MKERLQKLIANAGLTSRRQAESWIEAGRVRVNGRPATLGESADPAVDRIEVDGRPLPRGGEVICLLLHKPSGYVTSARDPQGRPVVVELVKEFRERLYPVGRLDLTTSGLLLLTNDGELAQRLTHPRHEVEKTYLARIRGHLAADQARRLESGILLEDGPTAPAKVRVLRSQGSHGWIEISIREGRNRQVRRMFEAVGHPVSRLQRIRLAFLDLGELKPGQYRRLTADEIRRLKELT, from the coding sequence ATGAAAGAACGCCTGCAGAAACTTATCGCCAATGCCGGGCTGACCTCCCGCCGTCAGGCCGAGAGCTGGATCGAAGCCGGCAGGGTCCGGGTCAACGGTCGCCCCGCGACCCTCGGCGAGAGCGCCGATCCGGCTGTGGACCGGATCGAGGTCGACGGCCGCCCCTTGCCGAGGGGAGGGGAGGTCATTTGCCTGTTGCTGCACAAGCCGTCAGGTTACGTCACCAGCGCCCGCGATCCCCAGGGGCGACCGGTGGTGGTCGAGTTGGTCAAGGAGTTTCGGGAACGCCTTTACCCCGTCGGTCGCCTCGATCTCACCACCAGCGGGCTGCTTTTGTTGACCAACGACGGCGAACTCGCCCAGCGCCTGACCCACCCCCGGCACGAGGTGGAAAAAACCTATCTTGCCCGCATTCGTGGACACCTCGCCGCCGATCAGGCCCGTCGGCTGGAAAGCGGTATCCTGCTCGAAGACGGCCCGACCGCCCCGGCCAAGGTCCGGGTGCTGAGGTCGCAGGGCTCCCACGGCTGGATAGAGATCAGTATCCGCGAAGGACGCAATCGCCAGGTGCGGCGCATGTTTGAAGCGGTCGGGCATCCGGTGAGCCGCTTGCAACGTATCCGTCTGGCCTTTCTCGATCTGGGGGAACTTAAGCCGGGGCAGTATCGGCGGCTGACCGCCGATGAAATCCGTCGGCTCAAGGAACTCACCTGA
- the scpB gene encoding SMC-Scp complex subunit ScpB, protein MDDLKAIVEALVFVSESPVKIEQIAEALDLEKPKVGAVLFELCREYEENDRGFELQRVAGGYQFRTRARYAEWVRRLSRAKPFRFSRAAMETLAIIAYRQPVTRADIEYLRGVDSGGVLKTLLDKRLVRILGKKDIPGRPMIYGTSRDFLELFGLNDLSGLPTLKEFDQLSLDLPLPEGAADGNQTP, encoded by the coding sequence ATGGATGATCTCAAGGCCATCGTCGAAGCGCTGGTCTTCGTCTCCGAATCGCCGGTGAAGATTGAACAGATCGCCGAAGCTCTCGATCTGGAGAAACCCAAGGTCGGTGCGGTGTTGTTCGAACTCTGTCGGGAATATGAGGAAAACGACCGGGGTTTTGAGTTGCAGCGAGTGGCCGGCGGCTACCAGTTTCGCACCCGCGCCCGCTATGCCGAATGGGTGCGGCGGCTGAGTCGCGCCAAGCCTTTCCGTTTTTCCCGCGCGGCCATGGAAACGTTGGCGATCATCGCCTATCGGCAGCCGGTGACCCGGGCCGATATCGAATATCTGCGCGGCGTCGATTCCGGCGGGGTGCTGAAGACCCTGCTCGACAAGCGGTTGGTGCGCATTCTCGGAAAGAAGGATATTCCCGGGCGGCCGATGATTTATGGCACCTCCCGGGATTTTCTCGAACTCTTTGGCTTGAATGATCTTTCCGGTCTGCCGACGCTCAAGGAGTTCGACCAGCTCAGCCTCGATTTGCCCCTGCCTGAAGGCGCTGCGGACGGAAATCAAACCCCATGA
- a CDS encoding dihydroorotate dehydrogenase, with protein sequence MKRPSLAVNIAGIHLKNPVMPASGTFGYGEEYAPYLDLERIGAIVTKGLSLRPKAGNPTPRIAETISGMLNAIGLQNVGIDDFIKFKLPFLREVNTPVIVNFFGNTLDEYGEVAARLADLPEVAGLELNISCPNVKQGGIVFGTDPKAAAEVVSLVRSRSKKPLIVKLTPNVTDITVIARAVEEAGADALCCINTITGMAVDIKTRKARLANKTGGLSGPAIRPIAVRMVHQVVQAVKIPVIGVGGIVRPADALEFLIVGASAVQVGTANFVDPAAMLSIIEGIEQFCIEEGIGDIGELIGSLQL encoded by the coding sequence GTGAAGCGGCCGAGCCTGGCCGTGAACATTGCCGGCATCCACCTGAAAAACCCGGTCATGCCGGCTTCCGGCACCTTCGGCTACGGCGAGGAGTACGCCCCCTATCTCGATCTGGAGCGGATCGGGGCGATCGTCACCAAGGGCCTGTCCTTGCGTCCCAAGGCCGGCAATCCCACGCCGCGCATCGCCGAGACGATCAGCGGCATGCTCAATGCCATCGGCCTGCAGAATGTCGGGATCGACGACTTCATCAAGTTCAAGCTGCCCTTTCTGCGCGAGGTCAATACCCCGGTCATCGTCAACTTCTTCGGCAATACCCTCGATGAGTACGGCGAGGTCGCGGCCCGGCTCGCCGATCTGCCGGAAGTGGCGGGGCTGGAACTGAACATCTCCTGCCCCAACGTCAAGCAGGGGGGGATCGTCTTCGGCACCGACCCGAAGGCCGCCGCCGAAGTGGTGAGCCTGGTGCGCTCCCGGTCGAAAAAGCCGCTGATCGTCAAACTCACGCCGAACGTCACCGACATCACGGTCATCGCCCGGGCGGTGGAAGAGGCGGGGGCCGACGCTCTCTGCTGTATCAACACCATCACCGGCATGGCCGTCGACATCAAGACCCGCAAGGCGCGTCTGGCCAACAAGACCGGCGGCCTTTCCGGCCCGGCCATCCGCCCCATCGCCGTGCGCATGGTTCATCAGGTGGTGCAGGCGGTGAAAATTCCCGTCATCGGCGTCGGTGGTATCGTCCGTCCCGCCGATGCCCTGGAATTTCTCATCGTTGGCGCGAGCGCCGTGCAGGTCGGCACCGCCAACTTCGTCGATCCCGCGGCCATGCTCAGTATCATCGAAGGGATCGAGCAGTTCTGCATCGAGGAGGGGATCGGCGACATCGGCGAACTGATCGGCTCCCTGCAACTGTAG